From one Mytilus trossulus isolate FHL-02 chromosome 10, PNRI_Mtr1.1.1.hap1, whole genome shotgun sequence genomic stretch:
- the LOC134686373 gene encoding serine protease inhibitor dipetalogastin-like yields MSFDIDFESHSDALLYIRNVKVQCHKQCPCDPCEKCPASNYSPVCGKDGKTYKSKCHAECKNVKVQCHKQCPCDPCEKCPASYYSPVCGKDGKTYKSKCHAECKNVKVQCHKQCPCDPCEKCTASYYSPVCGKDGKTYKSKCHAECKETTVQCTGECPCDPCSHCQEGGPKVCGPYGKTYKNECFAKCSGKRYFPCPSYDGGHKRY; encoded by the exons AAACGTCAAAGTACAGTGTCACAAACAATGTCCTTGTGACCCCTGTGAAAAATGTCCGGCCTCGAATTATAGTCCAGTCTGTGGAAAGGATGGCAAGACATACAAATCGAAATGTCATGCTGAATGCAA AAACGTCAAAGTACAGTGTCACAAACAATGTCCTTGTGACCCCTGTGAAAAATGTCCGGCCTCGTATTATAGTCCAGTCTGTGGAAAGGATGGCAAGACATACAAATCGAAATGTCATGCTGAATGCAA AAACGTCAAAGTACAGTGTCACAAACAATGTCCTTGTGACCCCTGTGAAAAATGTACGGCCTCGTATTATAGTCCAGTCTGTGGAAAGGATGGCAAGACATACAAATCGAAATGTCATGCTGAATGCAA GGAAACTACCGTACAATGTACTGGAGAATGTCCTTGTGATCCATGTTCACACTGCCAGGAAGGCGGTCCAAAAGTTTGTGGACCCTATGGAAAGACATACAAGAATGAATGTTTTGCCAAATGCTC tGGCAAGAGATATTTTCCAT gTCCAAGTTATGACGGTGGTCATAAGCGTTATTAG